From the Deinococcus gobiensis I-0 genome, the window GGCGTCGCCTACGACCCCAAGGTCGAGGGGTTTTGCCGCGACGCGGGCGCCCCGACCCACAGCGTCACCCCCGACACCTGGACCCTGAGCGCGCAGGCCCTCGCCCGCAGCGCCGCCGACTGGGAGGCCGTGACCGCCATGAAGGAGCGGGCCCGGCAGAGTTTCGTGGGGCTGGGGAAGTAAGGGAGGGCAAGGCGGGAGGGGCGACGGCTGACCCCTCCCGCCTTTTTTGGGCCGCTACTCGGTGTCCAGCTCCAGCGCGTAACACAGGCTGTTCTCGACGCCCACGTAGTAGCCGTAGTTGGGAATGCGGGTAAAGCCCGCCGATTCGTACAGCCCGATGGCCTCAGGCTGGCCGTCGCCGGTTTCCAGCACCAGCCGCCGGTAGCCTGCCGCGCGGCCCTGCGCGACCAGCTCGGTCAGGACGGCGCGCCCCAGGCCCCGCCCGCGCGCCTGCGGCACGGTGTACATGCGCTTGATCTCGGCCTCTTGTGCGTCCAGGCGTTTCAGGGCCCCGCAGGCGAGCAGCTCGCCGCCCTCCTCGGCCACCACGAGCACCGAGCCCTCGCCCGCCAGAACGGAGGGGTCGAAGGGCTCGGTGCGCTCGTCGGTGTCGGCGTACAGCGCCCGCAGCTCACGCTGCTGCGCGGTCATGAGGGCGGTGGCGCGGGGGTCGGCCGGGGACAGGCGCTGAATCCGGGACATGGCCCAGGGTAAAGGAAAGGGCCGGCGGCTCAGGCGTTCCGGGGGACGGGGCGGCCCACCGGGGCCTCCTGCGGCGCGGCGGGCGGCAGGAGGGGCCGGAACGACCGCAGGCGCAGGGCGTTGCTCAGAACGAAGACGCTGCTCAGGCCCATCGCGGCGGCGGCCAGCACCGGCGAGAGGGTGAGGCCCAGAGGGGCCAGCACGCCCGCCGCCACCGGGATGAGGGCCACGTTGTAGGCGAAGGCCCAGAACAGGTTCACGCGGATGTTGCGCAGCGTGGCCCGCGAGAGCGCGACCGCGTTGGGCACGCCGCGCAGGTCGCCCGACATCAGGATCACGTCGGCGGTCTCGACGGCCACGTCGGTGCCGGTGCCGATGGCCACGCCCACGTCGGCGCGGGCCAGGGCGGGCGCGTCGTTGATGCCGTCCCCGACGAAGGCCACCCGGCGGCCCCCGGCCTGCAACCCGGCGACGGCGTCGGCCTTGCCGCCCGGCAGCACCTCGGCCAGCACGCGGCGCACCCCGACCTCGGCAGCCACGGCCTCGGCGGTGGCGCGGGCGTCCCCGGTGATCAGGGCGACCTCGCTGCCCTGCGCCCCCAGGGTCCGGATGGCCTGGGCGCTGCCGGGCCGCACCGGATCGGCCACGCCGAGCAGCCCCGCGAGCTGGCCGTCCACCGCCATGAAGACCGGCGTGCGCGCCCCGGCGGCCAGCGTATCCGCCTGGGCGCCCAGGTCCCCGACCTCCACACCCAGTTGCGTCATGAAGCGCGCCGCGCCGATCTCGACCCGCCGGCCCTCGACCGTGGCCCGCAGGCCGTATCCAGGCAGGGCCTCGAAGTCGTGGGCCGCCGGGACGCCCGCCCCCGCCGCCCGCTCGATGGCGCGCGCCAGCGGGTGCTCGGAGGGACCCTCGGCGGCGGCGGCTACCCGCAGCAGGCTTTCGGGGGTCCAGCCGGGGGCGGGGCGTACATCGGTCACCTCGGGCTGGCCGCGCGTCACCGTGCCAGTCTTGTCGAGGGCCACCACGTTCGCCGCGCCCAGGCCCTCCAGCGCCGCGCCGCTGCGGAACAGCACGCCCAGCGCCGCCGCCCGCCCGCTGCCCACCATGATGCTGACCGGCGTGGCGAGGCCCATCGCGCAGGGGCAGGCGATGATGAGGACCGCCACCGTGTGCACGAGCGCGCGTGCCAGTGCCCCCTCGCCGCCCACGAGCATCCAGGTCAGGAAGGTCAGCGCGGCGATGACGAGCACGACCGGCACGAACACCGCCACCACCCGGTCCGCGAGGCCCTGGATGGGCGGGCGGCTGGCCTGCGCGTCCTCGACGAGGCGCACGATGCGCGCCAGGGCGGTGTCCTCACCGACGCCGGTCGCGCGGAAGGTCAGCGCCCCGCTGCCGTTCACCGTGCCGCCGGTCACGGCCGCGCCAGGAGTCTTCTCGACCGGTACGCTCTCGCCGGTCAGCATGGACTCGTCCACATAGGAGCGGCCCTCGACGACCTCGCCGTCCACCGGCAGCCGCTCGCCCGCCCGCACGAGCACGAGGTCGCCCACGCGCACGTCGCCGGGCACCAGTTCCAGCACCTCGCCGCCCCGGCGCACCCGCGCGCTGCCGGGTTGCAGCGCCAGCAGGGCGCGCATGGCCCCG encodes:
- a CDS encoding heavy metal translocating P-type ATPase produces the protein MTTLDFDIGGMTCAACVGRVERGLKKVPGVEAVAVNLATERARVAYDPGLTSPEALAQAVGDIGYEARLPRPEPARTAELSFAVGGMTCAACVGRVERGLKKVPGVQEATVNLATERAHVVYLPDAAGPEALRGAVRDAGYEVPEEVTQVTAAPEQAPASQAQSRLDAERGRRAAEIASLRRAVAFAAVFSVPLLLLSMLPMLWMPLHMWLLANVGEGAMNWAMLALAAPVQFGPGRRFYRTGWAALRHGSPDMNTLVMLGTSAAFGYSLLVTLAPGLFPAGSAHVYYEASGVVITLILLGKLFEAVAKGRSAGAMRALLALQPGSARVRRGGEVLELVPGDVRVGDLVLVRAGERLPVDGEVVEGRSYVDESMLTGESVPVEKTPGAAVTGGTVNGSGALTFRATGVGEDTALARIVRLVEDAQASRPPIQGLADRVVAVFVPVVLVIAALTFLTWMLVGGEGALARALVHTVAVLIIACPCAMGLATPVSIMVGSGRAAALGVLFRSGAALEGLGAANVVALDKTGTVTRGQPEVTDVRPAPGWTPESLLRVAAAAEGPSEHPLARAIERAAGAGVPAAHDFEALPGYGLRATVEGRRVEIGAARFMTQLGVEVGDLGAQADTLAAGARTPVFMAVDGQLAGLLGVADPVRPGSAQAIRTLGAQGSEVALITGDARATAEAVAAEVGVRRVLAEVLPGGKADAVAGLQAGGRRVAFVGDGINDAPALARADVGVAIGTGTDVAVETADVILMSGDLRGVPNAVALSRATLRNIRVNLFWAFAYNVALIPVAAGVLAPLGLTLSPVLAAAAMGLSSVFVLSNALRLRSFRPLLPPAAPQEAPVGRPVPRNA
- a CDS encoding GNAT family N-acetyltransferase gives rise to the protein MSRIQRLSPADPRATALMTAQQRELRALYADTDERTEPFDPSVLAGEGSVLVVAEEGGELLACGALKRLDAQEAEIKRMYTVPQARGRGLGRAVLTELVAQGRAAGYRRLVLETGDGQPEAIGLYESAGFTRIPNYGYYVGVENSLCYALELDTE